A region from the Malus domestica chromosome 07, GDT2T_hap1 genome encodes:
- the LOC103432747 gene encoding COP9 signalosome complex subunit 7-like isoform X10, producing the protein MAPLSAPSSQKSPPTLPFWPFRKLSMSLMFFSLKELKILCTSMCFDCLHMAHGVITRASTQKSLHLLVDFLMGDASRLPHLVPDQVLKLKQLTVLTLAETNKELDVINVRELEDFLINECMYAGIIRGKLDQLQKCFELQFAAGRDPRPGQLGSMIQTLSNWLDTSSNLLISIQEKMKWADTMTEVAKEHKKEVGNRVEEVKKSISIKADIDFQGHEEIYSEPGGVMDYEEDRSRPKRRRHPIYKS; encoded by the exons ATGGCTCCGCTCTCGGCCCCCTCGTCGCAGAAGTCACCTCCCACCCTGCCCTTTTGGCCTTTTCGGAAATTATCGATGTCCCTAATGTTCTTCAG CTTGAAGGAACTGAAAATTCTGTGTACCTCCATGTGCTTCGATTGTTTGCACATGGCACATGGAGTGATTACAAGAGCAAGCACACAAAAATCGCTTCATCTTTTGGTCGATTTTCTAATGG GTGATGCCAGTCGTCTTCCACATTTGGTCCCTGATCAAGTCTTAAAGCTGAAACAGCTTACTGTTCTTACACTGGCTGAGACAAACAAG GAGTTAGATGTTATCAATGTACGAGAGCTTGAGGATTTTCTCATTAATGAGTGCATGTATGCG GGCATAATAAGAGGAAAGCTGGACCAGCTGCAAAAATGCTTTGAG CTCCAGTTTGCTGCAGGGAGAGATCCGAGACCTGGACAACTTGGGAGTATGATTCAAACACTGTCAAACTG GTTGGATACCTCAAGCAATCTTCTTATCTCAATTCAAGAAAAGATGAAGTGGGCTGATACTATGACTGAAGTGGCCAAGGAACACAAGAAAGAAGTTGGAAATAGGGTGGAAGAAGTAAAGAAGTCGATTTCCATCAAG GCCGACATTGACTTCCAGGGGCATGAGGAGATCTACTCCGAACCTGGAGGAGTGATGGACTATGAGGAAGACCGTAGTCGACCAAAGAG GAGACGGCATCCTATATATAAGAGTTGA
- the LOC103432747 gene encoding COP9 signalosome complex subunit 7-like isoform X7, producing the protein MEIEQKQEEVIDHYVKQASSLDGSALGPLVAEVTSHPALLAFSEIIDVPNVLQLEGTENSVYLHVLRLFAHGTWSDYKSDASRLPHLVPDQVLKLKQLTVLTLAETNKVLPYHQLMQELDVINVRELEDFLINECMYAGIIRGKLDQLQKCFELQFAAGRDPRPGQLGSMIQTLSNWLDTSSNLLISIQEKMKWADTMTEVAKEHKKEVGNRVEEVKKSISIKADIDFQGHEEIYSEPGGVMDYEEDRSRPKRRRHPIYKS; encoded by the exons ATGGAGATTGAGCAAAAGCAAGAGGAGGTCATTGATCACTACGTGAAGCAAGCCTCATCACTCGATGGCTCCGCTCTCGGCCCCCTCGTCGCAGAAGTCACCTCCCACCCTGCCCTTTTGGCCTTTTCGGAAATTATCGATGTCCCTAATGTTCTTCAG CTTGAAGGAACTGAAAATTCTGTGTACCTCCATGTGCTTCGATTGTTTGCACATGGCACATGGAGTGATTACAAGA GTGATGCCAGTCGTCTTCCACATTTGGTCCCTGATCAAGTCTTAAAGCTGAAACAGCTTACTGTTCTTACACTGGCTGAGACAAACAAG GTACTACCATATCATCAACTTATGCAGGAGTTAGATGTTATCAATGTACGAGAGCTTGAGGATTTTCTCATTAATGAGTGCATGTATGCG GGCATAATAAGAGGAAAGCTGGACCAGCTGCAAAAATGCTTTGAG CTCCAGTTTGCTGCAGGGAGAGATCCGAGACCTGGACAACTTGGGAGTATGATTCAAACACTGTCAAACTG GTTGGATACCTCAAGCAATCTTCTTATCTCAATTCAAGAAAAGATGAAGTGGGCTGATACTATGACTGAAGTGGCCAAGGAACACAAGAAAGAAGTTGGAAATAGGGTGGAAGAAGTAAAGAAGTCGATTTCCATCAAG GCCGACATTGACTTCCAGGGGCATGAGGAGATCTACTCCGAACCTGGAGGAGTGATGGACTATGAGGAAGACCGTAGTCGACCAAAGAG GAGACGGCATCCTATATATAAGAGTTGA
- the LOC103432747 gene encoding COP9 signalosome complex subunit 7-like isoform X6 codes for MEIEQKQEEVIDHYVKQASSLDGSALGPLVAEVTSHPALLAFSEIIDVPNVLQVPMFLFIYCGISVFCVYFGRVVSGFEQRMYNQNFVAAKEKIKLLIVTEFCFIRICFLTVEYVQLEGTENSVYLHVLRLFAHGTWSDYKSDASRLPHLVPDQVLKLKQLTVLTLAETNKVLPYHQLMQELDVINVRELEDFLINECMYAVIILSSLYLYFFLVTLKYASFTGQKGFFSEGCGMNNHNFNELLFKYSTNKHSSPVHLSANFTLCMGRRTWFLPV; via the exons ATGGAGATTGAGCAAAAGCAAGAGGAGGTCATTGATCACTACGTGAAGCAAGCCTCATCACTCGATGGCTCCGCTCTCGGCCCCCTCGTCGCAGAAGTCACCTCCCACCCTGCCCTTTTGGCCTTTTCGGAAATTATCGATGTCCCTAATGTTCTTCAGGTTCCCatgtttctatttatttattgtggAATTTCAGTTTTCTGTGTATATTTTGGTCGTGTAGTTTCTGGGTTTGAGCAAAGGATGTATAATCAGAATTTTGTTGCAgccaaagagaaaataaaattattgatTGTTACTGAGTTTTGTTTCATACGCATTTGTTTTTTGACTGTGGAATATGTGCAGCTTGAAGGAACTGAAAATTCTGTGTACCTCCATGTGCTTCGATTGTTTGCACATGGCACATGGAGTGATTACAAGA GTGATGCCAGTCGTCTTCCACATTTGGTCCCTGATCAAGTCTTAAAGCTGAAACAGCTTACTGTTCTTACACTGGCTGAGACAAACAAG GTACTACCATATCATCAACTTATGCAGGAGTTAGATGTTATCAATGTACGAGAGCTTGAGGATTTTCTCATTAATGAGTGCATGTATGCGGTAATAATTCTTTCATCCCTCTACCTCTATTTTTTCCTAGTTACATTGAAATATGCATCTTTTACTGGACAAAAAGGTTTCTTTAGTGAAGGTTGTGGAATGAAtaatcataactttaacgaattGTTATTCAAATACAGTACAAATAAACACTCTTCTCCCGTCCATCTGTCCGCCAATTTTACTCTGTGCATGGGCCGCAGGACTTGGTTCTTGCCCGT GTGA
- the LOC103432747 gene encoding COP9 signalosome complex subunit 7-like isoform X3: MEIEQKQEEVIDHYVKQASSLDGSALGPLVAEVTSHPALLAFSEIIDVPNVLQVPMFLFIYCGISVFCVYFGRVVSGFEQRMYNQNFVAAKEKIKLLIVTEFCFIRICFLTVEYVQLEGTENSVYLHVLRLFAHGTWSDYKSDASRLPHLVPDQVLKLKQLTVLTLAETNKVLPYHQLMQELDVINVRELEDFLINECMYAGIIRGKLDQLQKCFELQFAAGRDPRPGQLGSMIQTLSNWLDTSSNLLISIQEKMKWADTMTEVAKEHKKEVGNRVEEVKKSISIKKFPTVSRPTLTSRGMRRSTPNLEE; encoded by the exons ATGGAGATTGAGCAAAAGCAAGAGGAGGTCATTGATCACTACGTGAAGCAAGCCTCATCACTCGATGGCTCCGCTCTCGGCCCCCTCGTCGCAGAAGTCACCTCCCACCCTGCCCTTTTGGCCTTTTCGGAAATTATCGATGTCCCTAATGTTCTTCAGGTTCCCatgtttctatttatttattgtggAATTTCAGTTTTCTGTGTATATTTTGGTCGTGTAGTTTCTGGGTTTGAGCAAAGGATGTATAATCAGAATTTTGTTGCAgccaaagagaaaataaaattattgatTGTTACTGAGTTTTGTTTCATACGCATTTGTTTTTTGACTGTGGAATATGTGCAGCTTGAAGGAACTGAAAATTCTGTGTACCTCCATGTGCTTCGATTGTTTGCACATGGCACATGGAGTGATTACAAGA GTGATGCCAGTCGTCTTCCACATTTGGTCCCTGATCAAGTCTTAAAGCTGAAACAGCTTACTGTTCTTACACTGGCTGAGACAAACAAG GTACTACCATATCATCAACTTATGCAGGAGTTAGATGTTATCAATGTACGAGAGCTTGAGGATTTTCTCATTAATGAGTGCATGTATGCG GGCATAATAAGAGGAAAGCTGGACCAGCTGCAAAAATGCTTTGAG CTCCAGTTTGCTGCAGGGAGAGATCCGAGACCTGGACAACTTGGGAGTATGATTCAAACACTGTCAAACTG GTTGGATACCTCAAGCAATCTTCTTATCTCAATTCAAGAAAAGATGAAGTGGGCTGATACTATGACTGAAGTGGCCAAGGAACACAAGAAAGAAGTTGGAAATAGGGTGGAAGAAGTAAAGAAGTCGATTTCCATCAAG AAGTTCCCCACTGTAAGCAGGCCGACATTGACTTCCAGGGGCATGAGGAGATCTACTCCGAACCTGGAGGAGTGA
- the LOC103432747 gene encoding COP9 signalosome complex subunit 7-like isoform X1, with amino-acid sequence MEIEQKQEEVIDHYVKQASSLDGSALGPLVAEVTSHPALLAFSEIIDVPNVLQVPMFLFIYCGISVFCVYFGRVVSGFEQRMYNQNFVAAKEKIKLLIVTEFCFIRICFLTVEYVQLEGTENSVYLHVLRLFAHGTWSDYKSDASRLPHLVPDQVLKLKQLTVLTLAETNKVLPYHQLMQELDVINVRELEDFLINECMYAGIIRGKLDQLQKCFELQFAAGRDPRPGQLGSMIQTLSNWLDTSSNLLISIQEKMKWADTMTEVAKEHKKEVGNRVEEVKKSISIKADIDFQGHEEIYSEPGGVMDYEEDRSRPKRRRHPIYKS; translated from the exons ATGGAGATTGAGCAAAAGCAAGAGGAGGTCATTGATCACTACGTGAAGCAAGCCTCATCACTCGATGGCTCCGCTCTCGGCCCCCTCGTCGCAGAAGTCACCTCCCACCCTGCCCTTTTGGCCTTTTCGGAAATTATCGATGTCCCTAATGTTCTTCAGGTTCCCatgtttctatttatttattgtggAATTTCAGTTTTCTGTGTATATTTTGGTCGTGTAGTTTCTGGGTTTGAGCAAAGGATGTATAATCAGAATTTTGTTGCAgccaaagagaaaataaaattattgatTGTTACTGAGTTTTGTTTCATACGCATTTGTTTTTTGACTGTGGAATATGTGCAGCTTGAAGGAACTGAAAATTCTGTGTACCTCCATGTGCTTCGATTGTTTGCACATGGCACATGGAGTGATTACAAGA GTGATGCCAGTCGTCTTCCACATTTGGTCCCTGATCAAGTCTTAAAGCTGAAACAGCTTACTGTTCTTACACTGGCTGAGACAAACAAG GTACTACCATATCATCAACTTATGCAGGAGTTAGATGTTATCAATGTACGAGAGCTTGAGGATTTTCTCATTAATGAGTGCATGTATGCG GGCATAATAAGAGGAAAGCTGGACCAGCTGCAAAAATGCTTTGAG CTCCAGTTTGCTGCAGGGAGAGATCCGAGACCTGGACAACTTGGGAGTATGATTCAAACACTGTCAAACTG GTTGGATACCTCAAGCAATCTTCTTATCTCAATTCAAGAAAAGATGAAGTGGGCTGATACTATGACTGAAGTGGCCAAGGAACACAAGAAAGAAGTTGGAAATAGGGTGGAAGAAGTAAAGAAGTCGATTTCCATCAAG GCCGACATTGACTTCCAGGGGCATGAGGAGATCTACTCCGAACCTGGAGGAGTGATGGACTATGAGGAAGACCGTAGTCGACCAAAGAG GAGACGGCATCCTATATATAAGAGTTGA
- the LOC139197692 gene encoding uncharacterized protein yields MAQVFGLRPSAQGNPDEVHVMLNEEVVDALVLHEAAVEAARQEVGSSHVPEDVGVISEMFSESETKAGPEEETRAPCRARSTVVESSDSELEGRPRAKLDLPAPRTTPTKKRTRSQTSYASRSFSALHPEVGRKKQKSARPIISKKLDPSPHKMQVGVEGQQSDKEVIAKILEELKASKPEGTS; encoded by the exons ATGGCTCAGGTCTTTGGTTTGAGGCCATCGG CCCAAGGCAATCCTGATGAAGTGCATGTCATGCTAAATGAAGAGGTTGTTGATGCCTTGGTTCTTCATGAGGCTGCTGTAGAGGCAGCTAGGCAAGAAGTGGGCTCTAGCCATGTCCCTGAGGATGTTGGGGTCATCTCTGAGATGTTCAGTGAATCAGAGACAAAAGCTGGGCCCGAAGAAGAGACCAGGGCTCCTTGTCGGGCAAGATCTACTGTTGTAGAATCTTCTGACTCTGAACTCGAGGGAAGGCCCCGAGCTAAACTTGATCTCCCTGCTCCAAGAACCACTCCTACCAAGAAGAGAACCAGGTCTCAGACCTCTTATGCTTCTAGATCTTTTTCTGCCCTCCACCCTGAAGTGGGTAGGAAAAAACAGAAGTCTGCTA GACCTATTATCAGCAAGAAGCTTGATCCTTCCCCTCATAAGATGCAGGTGGGTGTAGAAGGGCAGCAAAGTGACAAAGAGGTCATTGCTAAAATTCTGGAGGAGTTGAAG GCTTCCAAACCTGAAGGGACTTCTTAA
- the LOC103432747 gene encoding COP9 signalosome complex subunit 7-like isoform X9, which translates to MEIEQKQEEVIDHYVKQASSLDGSALGPLVAEVTSHPALLAFSEIIDVPNVLQLEGTENSVYLHVLRLFAHGTWSDYKSDASRLPHLVPDQVLKLKQLTVLTLAETNKVLPYHQLMQELDVINVRELEDFLINECMYAGIIRGKLDQLQKCFELQFAAGRDPRPGQLGSMIQTLSNWLDTSSNLLISIQEKMKWADTMTEVAKEHKKEVGNRVEEVKKSISIKKFPTVSRPTLTSRGMRRSTPNLEE; encoded by the exons ATGGAGATTGAGCAAAAGCAAGAGGAGGTCATTGATCACTACGTGAAGCAAGCCTCATCACTCGATGGCTCCGCTCTCGGCCCCCTCGTCGCAGAAGTCACCTCCCACCCTGCCCTTTTGGCCTTTTCGGAAATTATCGATGTCCCTAATGTTCTTCAG CTTGAAGGAACTGAAAATTCTGTGTACCTCCATGTGCTTCGATTGTTTGCACATGGCACATGGAGTGATTACAAGA GTGATGCCAGTCGTCTTCCACATTTGGTCCCTGATCAAGTCTTAAAGCTGAAACAGCTTACTGTTCTTACACTGGCTGAGACAAACAAG GTACTACCATATCATCAACTTATGCAGGAGTTAGATGTTATCAATGTACGAGAGCTTGAGGATTTTCTCATTAATGAGTGCATGTATGCG GGCATAATAAGAGGAAAGCTGGACCAGCTGCAAAAATGCTTTGAG CTCCAGTTTGCTGCAGGGAGAGATCCGAGACCTGGACAACTTGGGAGTATGATTCAAACACTGTCAAACTG GTTGGATACCTCAAGCAATCTTCTTATCTCAATTCAAGAAAAGATGAAGTGGGCTGATACTATGACTGAAGTGGCCAAGGAACACAAGAAAGAAGTTGGAAATAGGGTGGAAGAAGTAAAGAAGTCGATTTCCATCAAG AAGTTCCCCACTGTAAGCAGGCCGACATTGACTTCCAGGGGCATGAGGAGATCTACTCCGAACCTGGAGGAGTGA
- the LOC103432747 gene encoding COP9 signalosome complex subunit 7-like isoform X4 produces the protein MEIEQKQEEVIDHYVKQASSLDGSALGPLVAEVTSHPALLAFSEIIDVPNVLQVPMFLFIYCGISVFCVYFGRVVSGFEQRMYNQNFVAAKEKIKLLIVTEFCFIRICFLTVEYVQLEGTENSVYLHVLRLFAHGTWSDYKSDASRLPHLVPDQVLKLKQLTVLTLAETNKVLPYHQLMQELDVINVRELEDFLINECMYAGIIRGKLDQLQKCFELQFAAGRDPRPGQLGSMIQTLSNWLDTSSNLLISIQEKMKWADTMTEVAKEHKKEVGNRVEEVKKSISIKFPTVSRPTLTSRGMRRSTPNLEE, from the exons ATGGAGATTGAGCAAAAGCAAGAGGAGGTCATTGATCACTACGTGAAGCAAGCCTCATCACTCGATGGCTCCGCTCTCGGCCCCCTCGTCGCAGAAGTCACCTCCCACCCTGCCCTTTTGGCCTTTTCGGAAATTATCGATGTCCCTAATGTTCTTCAGGTTCCCatgtttctatttatttattgtggAATTTCAGTTTTCTGTGTATATTTTGGTCGTGTAGTTTCTGGGTTTGAGCAAAGGATGTATAATCAGAATTTTGTTGCAgccaaagagaaaataaaattattgatTGTTACTGAGTTTTGTTTCATACGCATTTGTTTTTTGACTGTGGAATATGTGCAGCTTGAAGGAACTGAAAATTCTGTGTACCTCCATGTGCTTCGATTGTTTGCACATGGCACATGGAGTGATTACAAGA GTGATGCCAGTCGTCTTCCACATTTGGTCCCTGATCAAGTCTTAAAGCTGAAACAGCTTACTGTTCTTACACTGGCTGAGACAAACAAG GTACTACCATATCATCAACTTATGCAGGAGTTAGATGTTATCAATGTACGAGAGCTTGAGGATTTTCTCATTAATGAGTGCATGTATGCG GGCATAATAAGAGGAAAGCTGGACCAGCTGCAAAAATGCTTTGAG CTCCAGTTTGCTGCAGGGAGAGATCCGAGACCTGGACAACTTGGGAGTATGATTCAAACACTGTCAAACTG GTTGGATACCTCAAGCAATCTTCTTATCTCAATTCAAGAAAAGATGAAGTGGGCTGATACTATGACTGAAGTGGCCAAGGAACACAAGAAAGAAGTTGGAAATAGGGTGGAAGAAGTAAAGAAGTCGATTTCCATCAAG TTCCCCACTGTAAGCAGGCCGACATTGACTTCCAGGGGCATGAGGAGATCTACTCCGAACCTGGAGGAGTGA
- the LOC103432747 gene encoding COP9 signalosome complex subunit 7-like isoform X5, with protein sequence MEIEQKQEEVIDHYVKQASSLDGSALGPLVAEVTSHPALLAFSEIIDVPNVLQVPMFLFIYCGISVFCVYFGRVVSGFEQRMYNQNFVAAKEKIKLLIVTEFCFIRICFLTVEYVQLEGTENSVYLHVLRLFAHGTWSDYKSDASRLPHLVPDQVLKLKQLTVLTLAETNKVLPYHQLMQELDVINVRELEDFLINECMYAVIILSSLYLYFFLVTLKYASFTGQKGFFSEGCGMNNHNFNELLFKYSTNKHSSPVHLSANFTLCMGRRTWFLPV encoded by the exons ATGGAGATTGAGCAAAAGCAAGAGGAGGTCATTGATCACTACGTGAAGCAAGCCTCATCACTCGATGGCTCCGCTCTCGGCCCCCTCGTCGCAGAAGTCACCTCCCACCCTGCCCTTTTGGCCTTTTCGGAAATTATCGATGTCCCTAATGTTCTTCAGGTTCCCatgtttctatttatttattgtggAATTTCAGTTTTCTGTGTATATTTTGGTCGTGTAGTTTCTGGGTTTGAGCAAAGGATGTATAATCAGAATTTTGTTGCAgccaaagagaaaataaaattattgatTGTTACTGAGTTTTGTTTCATACGCATTTGTTTTTTGACTGTGGAATATGTGCAGCTTGAAGGAACTGAAAATTCTGTGTACCTCCATGTGCTTCGATTGTTTGCACATGGCACATGGAGTGATTACAAGA GTGATGCCAGTCGTCTTCCACATTTGGTCCCTGATCAAGTCTTAAAGCTGAAACAGCTTACTGTTCTTACACTGGCTGAGACAAACAAG GTACTACCATATCATCAACTTATGCAGGAGTTAGATGTTATCAATGTACGAGAGCTTGAGGATTTTCTCATTAATGAGTGCATGTATGCGGTAATAATTCTTTCATCCCTCTACCTCTATTTTTTCCTAGTTACATTGAAATATGCATCTTTTACTGGACAAAAAGGTTTCTTTAGTGAAGGTTGTGGAATGAAtaatcataactttaacgaattGTTATTCAAATACAGTACAAATAAACACTCTTCTCCCGTCCATCTGTCCGCCAATTTTACTCTGTGCATGGGCCGCAGGACTTGGTTCTTGCCCGTGTAa
- the LOC103432747 gene encoding COP9 signalosome complex subunit 7-like isoform X2, translating to MEIEQKQEEVIDHYVKQASSLDGSALGPLVAEVTSHPALLAFSEIIDVPNVLQVPMFLFIYCGISVFCVYFGRVVSGFEQRMYNQNFVAAKEKIKLLIVTEFCFIRICFLTVEYVQLEGTENSVYLHVLRLFAHGTWSDYKSDASRLPHLVPDQVLKLKQLTVLTLAETNKELDVINVRELEDFLINECMYAGIIRGKLDQLQKCFELQFAAGRDPRPGQLGSMIQTLSNWLDTSSNLLISIQEKMKWADTMTEVAKEHKKEVGNRVEEVKKSISIKADIDFQGHEEIYSEPGGVMDYEEDRSRPKRRRHPIYKS from the exons ATGGAGATTGAGCAAAAGCAAGAGGAGGTCATTGATCACTACGTGAAGCAAGCCTCATCACTCGATGGCTCCGCTCTCGGCCCCCTCGTCGCAGAAGTCACCTCCCACCCTGCCCTTTTGGCCTTTTCGGAAATTATCGATGTCCCTAATGTTCTTCAGGTTCCCatgtttctatttatttattgtggAATTTCAGTTTTCTGTGTATATTTTGGTCGTGTAGTTTCTGGGTTTGAGCAAAGGATGTATAATCAGAATTTTGTTGCAgccaaagagaaaataaaattattgatTGTTACTGAGTTTTGTTTCATACGCATTTGTTTTTTGACTGTGGAATATGTGCAGCTTGAAGGAACTGAAAATTCTGTGTACCTCCATGTGCTTCGATTGTTTGCACATGGCACATGGAGTGATTACAAGA GTGATGCCAGTCGTCTTCCACATTTGGTCCCTGATCAAGTCTTAAAGCTGAAACAGCTTACTGTTCTTACACTGGCTGAGACAAACAAG GAGTTAGATGTTATCAATGTACGAGAGCTTGAGGATTTTCTCATTAATGAGTGCATGTATGCG GGCATAATAAGAGGAAAGCTGGACCAGCTGCAAAAATGCTTTGAG CTCCAGTTTGCTGCAGGGAGAGATCCGAGACCTGGACAACTTGGGAGTATGATTCAAACACTGTCAAACTG GTTGGATACCTCAAGCAATCTTCTTATCTCAATTCAAGAAAAGATGAAGTGGGCTGATACTATGACTGAAGTGGCCAAGGAACACAAGAAAGAAGTTGGAAATAGGGTGGAAGAAGTAAAGAAGTCGATTTCCATCAAG GCCGACATTGACTTCCAGGGGCATGAGGAGATCTACTCCGAACCTGGAGGAGTGATGGACTATGAGGAAGACCGTAGTCGACCAAAGAG GAGACGGCATCCTATATATAAGAGTTGA
- the LOC103432747 gene encoding COP9 signalosome complex subunit 7-like isoform X8, with protein sequence MAPLSAPSSQKSPPTLPFWPFRKLSMSLMFFSLKELKILCTSMCFDCLHMAHGVITRASTQKSLHLLVDFLMGDASRLPHLVPDQVLKLKQLTVLTLAETNKVLPYHQLMQELDVINVRELEDFLINECMYAGIIRGKLDQLQKCFELQFAAGRDPRPGQLGSMIQTLSNWLDTSSNLLISIQEKMKWADTMTEVAKEHKKEVGNRVEEVKKSISIKADIDFQGHEEIYSEPGGVMDYEEDRSRPKRRRHPIYKS encoded by the exons ATGGCTCCGCTCTCGGCCCCCTCGTCGCAGAAGTCACCTCCCACCCTGCCCTTTTGGCCTTTTCGGAAATTATCGATGTCCCTAATGTTCTTCAG CTTGAAGGAACTGAAAATTCTGTGTACCTCCATGTGCTTCGATTGTTTGCACATGGCACATGGAGTGATTACAAGAGCAAGCACACAAAAATCGCTTCATCTTTTGGTCGATTTTCTAATGG GTGATGCCAGTCGTCTTCCACATTTGGTCCCTGATCAAGTCTTAAAGCTGAAACAGCTTACTGTTCTTACACTGGCTGAGACAAACAAG GTACTACCATATCATCAACTTATGCAGGAGTTAGATGTTATCAATGTACGAGAGCTTGAGGATTTTCTCATTAATGAGTGCATGTATGCG GGCATAATAAGAGGAAAGCTGGACCAGCTGCAAAAATGCTTTGAG CTCCAGTTTGCTGCAGGGAGAGATCCGAGACCTGGACAACTTGGGAGTATGATTCAAACACTGTCAAACTG GTTGGATACCTCAAGCAATCTTCTTATCTCAATTCAAGAAAAGATGAAGTGGGCTGATACTATGACTGAAGTGGCCAAGGAACACAAGAAAGAAGTTGGAAATAGGGTGGAAGAAGTAAAGAAGTCGATTTCCATCAAG GCCGACATTGACTTCCAGGGGCATGAGGAGATCTACTCCGAACCTGGAGGAGTGATGGACTATGAGGAAGACCGTAGTCGACCAAAGAG GAGACGGCATCCTATATATAAGAGTTGA